One window of Nocardia nova SH22a genomic DNA carries:
- a CDS encoding HAD family hydrolase, producing MDGETTSAITDFVARVTDRGGPDFVEPAARVAVFDNDGTLWCEKPMPIQLDFTIRRMGELAGQEPELRTEQPWKAAYEKDLKWLGAAMVKHYHGDDSDLKLLMGAVTRAFGSITVEDYDSRVADFFTTADHPTLSRPYRGCGFAPMVDLLRYLEANDFTTYIASGGDRDFMRPVAGELYGVPPERVIGSALGITYREQDGRTDLLYKSAMDFFDDGPEKPIRIWSRIGRRPILSVGNSNGDLPMLSYSELDGAPALRMLILHDDADREFDYVAGAEDALDHARRAGWTVVSMKNDWREIFTPEPG from the coding sequence ATAACGGATTTCGTCGCCCGGGTCACCGATCGCGGCGGTCCGGACTTCGTGGAACCCGCGGCCCGCGTCGCCGTATTCGACAACGACGGCACCCTGTGGTGTGAGAAGCCGATGCCGATCCAGCTGGACTTCACGATCCGCCGCATGGGCGAATTGGCCGGGCAGGAACCGGAATTGCGCACCGAGCAGCCGTGGAAGGCGGCTTACGAGAAGGATCTGAAGTGGCTCGGCGCGGCGATGGTCAAGCACTATCACGGCGACGACAGTGATCTGAAGTTGTTGATGGGCGCGGTGACTCGCGCCTTCGGGTCGATCACCGTGGAGGACTACGACTCCCGGGTGGCGGACTTCTTCACGACCGCCGATCATCCGACACTGTCGCGTCCGTACCGCGGATGTGGATTCGCGCCGATGGTGGATCTGCTGCGGTATCTGGAGGCGAACGATTTCACCACCTACATCGCCTCGGGCGGCGACCGGGATTTCATGCGTCCGGTCGCCGGTGAGCTCTACGGGGTGCCGCCGGAGCGGGTGATCGGCAGCGCGTTGGGAATCACCTATCGCGAACAGGACGGCCGGACCGATCTGCTGTACAAGTCCGCGATGGACTTCTTCGACGACGGTCCCGAGAAACCCATCCGGATCTGGAGCCGGATCGGCCGCCGCCCGATCCTGTCGGTCGGCAACTCCAACGGCGATCTGCCGATGCTGTCCTACTCCGAACTCGACGGCGCACCCGCGCTGCGGATGCTGATCCTGCACGACGACGCCGACCGCGAATTCGACTACGTGGCCGGTGCCGAGGATGCCCTCGACCACGCGCGTCGCGCCGGCTGGACGGTGGTCAGCATGAAGAATGACTGGCGCGAGATCTTCACCCCCGAACCGGGCTGA